In the genome of Candidatus Cloacimonadota bacterium, one region contains:
- the ssnA gene encoding putative aminohydrolase SsnA, with product MKKYIIHSADIISFDSKNPFLKDHAILIENGIIQKIAPYSDMRDENCEQVDAMGKILMPGLINAHHHFYSTLVTGLGKAAPAKDFNGVLENLWWRLDKQLMLRDTYISAVISALNCIRKGTTTIIDHHASPYHIGGSLAEIARAVKDAGLRANLCYEVSDRDGMPRRDEGIEENLSFIKAYAKDQDPQLKALFGMHAAFTLSDESLQKISALVAETGCGTHIHVAEAQSDQRYNIEHYGKRVVERLEDFGLISTKSILAHGVHLNPKEMMIVANRGAAIVTNPQSNLNNAVGIADVCKMSEYGIKVGLGTDAMTVNMLEELRVGLWAQHLKQENPSAGFMEIASTLLFNNPIIAQKYWGEGHGVLKVGANADMILVDYDPHTPLN from the coding sequence ATGAAAAAATATATAATTCATTCTGCTGATATTATCAGTTTCGATTCCAAAAATCCTTTTCTGAAGGATCACGCTATTCTCATTGAGAACGGTATTATTCAGAAAATTGCCCCTTATAGCGATATGAGAGATGAGAATTGTGAACAGGTAGATGCAATGGGAAAAATTCTGATGCCTGGATTGATAAATGCTCATCATCACTTCTATTCTACCTTAGTTACCGGTTTAGGCAAAGCAGCGCCAGCTAAAGATTTCAACGGAGTATTGGAAAACCTTTGGTGGCGGTTGGATAAGCAGCTAATGTTGCGCGACACCTATATAAGTGCAGTAATATCGGCACTTAATTGTATTCGTAAGGGTACTACTACCATTATTGATCACCATGCGTCACCATACCATATTGGCGGTTCTCTTGCCGAGATAGCAAGGGCGGTTAAAGATGCCGGATTGCGAGCCAATCTTTGTTATGAGGTTTCCGATCGCGATGGCATGCCAAGACGCGACGAAGGCATTGAAGAGAATCTTAGTTTTATAAAAGCCTATGCAAAAGATCAGGATCCTCAGTTAAAAGCCCTTTTTGGAATGCATGCGGCGTTTACTCTTAGCGATGAAAGCCTTCAAAAAATATCCGCTCTGGTGGCTGAAACAGGTTGTGGAACACACATTCATGTTGCAGAAGCTCAGAGCGATCAGCGCTATAACATCGAACATTATGGCAAGCGTGTGGTAGAACGCCTGGAAGATTTTGGACTAATTTCTACTAAGAGCATCTTGGCACATGGAGTACATCTGAATCCCAAAGAAATGATGATTGTGGCAAATCGTGGAGCTGCCATTGTAACCAATCCGCAGTCTAATCTCAATAATGCCGTAGGCATTGCCGATGTGTGCAAGATGAGTGAATATGGCATAAAAGTTGGTTTGGGAACCGATGCTATGACTGTGAACATGTTGGAAGAGCTGCGTGTGGGGCTTTGGGCACAGCATCTCAAGCAAGAAAACCCCTCTGCCGGATTTATGGAGATAGCATCCACGCTGCTGTTTAATAATCCCATTATTGCTCAAAAATACTGGGGAGAAGGTCATGGCGTTCTTAAAGTTGGAGCCAATGCAGATATGATCTTGGTAGATTACGATCCCCATACGCCACTAAAT